One Desulfatiglans anilini DSM 4660 DNA segment encodes these proteins:
- the dctP gene encoding TRAP transporter substrate-binding protein DctP: MKRLVLFTLLLCLLPLSLATGAGQEYRIKFATVAPEGSAWLKAMNELDAELRERTDGCLGFLIYAGGIAGDELDVLKKIRIGQLHCAAFSGVGLGAVLPSVRVLDLPMLFRDAEDVDRVRAGLTSRFAEDFSREGFRFISWAEIGPVHLFSKAPIHTIDDLKRARIWAWSGDPVANETFSAMGLHPIRLSITDVSTALNTGMIDTVYAPPMGALALQWQTSLRYMSALPLAYANAAVLLSNSFFERLPPELAKVLSETFPPAMEQLTGQIRRQIEQTTRTLQNAGVEMVAAPTGEELLPFEAIHSRVAQRLEGKLYPAGLLDEVYRLLGRRPSPQE; the protein is encoded by the coding sequence ATGAAACGGCTGGTTCTCTTTACCCTTCTTTTGTGTCTGCTGCCGTTGTCCCTTGCAACAGGCGCCGGGCAGGAATACCGCATCAAATTCGCCACGGTCGCACCGGAGGGTTCAGCCTGGCTCAAGGCCATGAACGAGCTCGACGCCGAGTTGCGGGAGCGGACCGATGGATGCCTCGGGTTCCTGATTTACGCGGGCGGGATCGCGGGGGATGAACTGGATGTCCTGAAAAAGATCCGCATCGGGCAACTGCATTGCGCCGCCTTTTCCGGGGTGGGGCTTGGGGCCGTGCTGCCTTCGGTGAGGGTCCTGGATCTCCCCATGCTCTTTCGGGATGCGGAGGATGTCGATCGGGTCAGGGCGGGGCTCACCTCTCGCTTCGCCGAGGATTTCTCGCGCGAGGGGTTCCGGTTCATCTCCTGGGCGGAGATCGGTCCGGTCCACCTGTTTTCAAAGGCGCCCATCCACACCATAGACGATCTGAAAAGGGCCCGAATTTGGGCGTGGTCGGGAGACCCCGTCGCGAATGAAACGTTCAGCGCCATGGGGCTTCACCCCATCCGGCTCTCGATCACGGATGTCTCCACCGCGCTCAACACCGGCATGATCGACACGGTTTACGCACCGCCCATGGGGGCGCTCGCGCTCCAGTGGCAAACGAGCCTCCGCTATATGTCCGCCCTCCCCCTTGCCTATGCCAATGCCGCCGTGCTGCTGTCGAATTCTTTTTTCGAGCGGTTGCCCCCCGAGTTGGCAAAAGTACTCAGCGAAACCTTTCCTCCCGCCATGGAACAGCTCACCGGCCAGATCCGCCGCCAGATCGAACAAACGACCAGGACGCTCCAGAACGCCGGCGTAGAAATGGTCGCGGCTCCCACCGGCGAGGAACTCCTCCCCTTCGAAGCCATTCACAGCCGTGTGGCTCAGAGGCTCGAAGGCAAACTCTACCCGGCTGGACTGCTCGATGAGGTCTATCGACTCCTCGGGCGCAGGCCGTCTCCCCAGGAGTGA
- a CDS encoding TRAP transporter TatT component family protein, producing MKKWLSTPQAILLLPMFMLSAAGCAAIALRSTPSLWGHMNRTIFEECDPELARGALPAQLKLLEGLLGEAPGYDRLLDTLCMGFAGYAMLFVEDEEPARAAPLYARASRYGFKGLGFEVSLPETPPPPLDRMLQRGPWNAARGDESLFWATLAWFSWLNLNRDLPDALVQLPVAQDYLAYFLDRNPRLFHGTPYLLAAMQEAAKPALLGGNLDHAAALFEKAMTAGNGRFFLAPYLYAREYAVKTQNRDLFTQLLEGIIHDEPKVLEDVCLINAVVQEKARALLSRRQELFF from the coding sequence ATGAAAAAATGGCTCAGCACCCCTCAGGCGATTCTGCTGCTTCCCATGTTCATGCTGAGTGCAGCGGGCTGCGCGGCCATTGCGCTCCGAAGCACGCCTTCCCTCTGGGGGCACATGAACCGCACCATCTTCGAAGAATGCGATCCGGAGCTCGCGCGCGGGGCGCTCCCTGCACAGTTGAAGCTCCTGGAAGGGTTGCTCGGAGAGGCGCCCGGCTACGATCGGCTTCTGGATACCCTCTGCATGGGCTTTGCCGGATACGCCATGCTTTTTGTCGAAGACGAGGAGCCTGCACGCGCCGCACCGCTTTACGCCCGGGCGAGCCGATACGGTTTCAAGGGGCTGGGCTTCGAGGTGTCCCTGCCGGAAACGCCCCCTCCTCCCTTGGATAGGATGCTCCAAAGGGGCCCGTGGAACGCTGCACGAGGGGATGAATCCCTTTTCTGGGCGACTCTCGCATGGTTCAGCTGGCTCAACCTCAACCGGGACCTTCCGGACGCGCTGGTGCAGCTTCCTGTTGCACAGGATTATCTCGCTTATTTCCTCGATCGAAACCCCAGGCTGTTTCACGGAACGCCCTACCTGCTCGCTGCAATGCAGGAGGCGGCCAAACCCGCCCTGCTTGGGGGTAACCTCGATCATGCCGCGGCCCTCTTCGAAAAGGCGATGACGGCCGGAAACGGCCGCTTTTTTCTCGCCCCCTATCTGTATGCGCGCGAATATGCTGTGAAGACGCAGAATCGGGACCTCTTCACCCAGTTGCTGGAGGGGATCATCCATGACGAGCCCAAGGTTCTCGAGGATGTGTGCCTGATCAATGCTGTCGTGCAGGAAAAAGCCCGGGCGCTGCTCTCCCGCCGGCAGGAACTCTTCTTCTAG
- a CDS encoding aminotransferase class V-fold PLP-dependent enzyme: MREPIIYLDNAATTFPKPRAVLEQMLEIYSRMGVSPGRGSYDLAVEAEGLVQETRRKVAALFRAPDADHVIFAQNATDALNLALQGIVRPGDHVLSTRLEHNSVLRPLYHLRQRGWIEYDLVPFDGEGFVDPDAIALGIKSNTRLVVVCHASNVLGTVQTIPEIGRICAERGVPLIIDAAQSAGVIPIDMEGWEVAGVAFTGHKSLLGPTGIGGLALDPKLEIASTRFGGTGVDSKSLVHTQTFPHRLEAGTVNLLGIIGLSAGIDFLLAEGIEAVHTHEMRLLDRLYEGLSQIDRVQVFGQLGDPSRHVGLLTLNIKEISPEDAGMILDADFNIAARTGLHCAPLVHERFGTYPHGAVRFSLGPFNTLGEIDRTLEAMAMIAR; encoded by the coding sequence ATGAGGGAACCCATCATTTATCTGGACAACGCGGCCACGACTTTTCCCAAACCGCGCGCCGTCCTGGAACAGATGCTTGAAATCTATAGCCGGATGGGGGTCTCCCCCGGACGGGGAAGTTACGATCTGGCTGTTGAGGCGGAGGGTCTGGTCCAGGAGACGAGGCGAAAGGTGGCCGCATTGTTCAGGGCCCCGGATGCGGACCACGTCATTTTCGCCCAAAACGCTACGGATGCCTTGAACCTCGCCCTGCAAGGGATCGTGAGGCCGGGCGATCATGTGCTGTCCACCCGCTTGGAACATAACTCCGTCCTGAGGCCCCTCTACCACCTTCGTCAACGGGGATGGATCGAATACGATCTAGTCCCCTTCGATGGGGAAGGGTTCGTGGACCCGGACGCCATTGCGTTGGGCATCAAGTCCAACACCCGTTTGGTTGTCGTCTGCCATGCATCCAACGTGCTCGGCACGGTTCAAACCATTCCGGAAATCGGCCGCATTTGTGCGGAACGGGGCGTCCCTCTGATCATCGATGCAGCTCAAAGCGCAGGCGTCATTCCCATCGACATGGAAGGCTGGGAGGTAGCCGGCGTGGCGTTTACCGGGCACAAATCCTTGCTCGGCCCGACCGGCATCGGCGGGCTGGCCTTGGATCCGAAGCTGGAAATCGCGTCCACCCGTTTCGGCGGTACGGGCGTGGATTCCAAGAGCCTCGTTCACACCCAGACCTTCCCGCACCGACTGGAGGCGGGAACAGTCAATCTTCTGGGGATCATCGGCCTTTCAGCGGGCATCGATTTCCTCCTGGCAGAGGGGATCGAGGCGGTTCATACACATGAAATGCGGCTCCTCGATAGATTGTACGAGGGACTCTCACAAATCGATCGGGTCCAGGTCTTCGGGCAATTGGGCGACCCTTCTCGCCACGTGGGGCTTCTGACCTTAAATATCAAGGAAATTTCACCGGAAGACGCGGGCATGATCCTTGATGCCGATTTCAACATCGCGGCTCGCACCGGTCTGCATTGCGCGCCACTGGTCCACGAAAGGTTCGGGACCTACCCGCATGGCGCTGTCCGCTTCAGCCTGGGCCCTTTCAACACCCTGGGAGAGATCGACCGTACCCTGGAGGCGATGGCCATGATCGCCCGTTGA
- a CDS encoding FAD-dependent oxidoreductase: MQTLFSPFRIRELELRNRIVMPSLASFLIEEGGHIPERAIEHYRRRASGGVAMVIMEACSVAPEGVVSAHQARIDHDGLIEGLSKIARAIKEEGAVPAIQIHHGGRQTSARVIGRKPLAPSPLPCPTIRGDVEPLTTAAIQDLVQRFGRAAERAVEAGFELIELHGAHGYLINQFLSPFSNIREDAYGGDIARRARFAKEIILELRRRIGPDFPLSFKISAQEFVQGGLDVPESIEILKILVPAGLDVIQVSAGNDATPEWICQPMFMEQACLSEAASRIREAIQVPIMTVGRINDPQLAEDLLNKGVADLVCIGRGLIADPELPRKAMEGRLDEIRRCIACNTCMQSIFRRGRVECLVNPTLGREKEMVIRPAEVRRKILVIGGGPGGLNLAWVAAQRGHEVHLYEKAPVLGGQLLLGSVTAYKRELLSLIRFQESQIKRFGVICHLGEEASLETIRREQPDAVVLAAGSRPIRPEVEGIDHPMVIFPAEALNGARPLGKEIVIVGGGPTGCEIALHLAENDCRVTIVEKLAELGAGLETMTRKILLRQLKARGVKAYTKHSLVRIGGKGADIQGETGEPFTVPAKRVVVAIGNQPDDRLFNEIAETGYEVHQIGDCREPSSAKNAIYEGAVLGRRL; the protein is encoded by the coding sequence ATGCAAACGCTTTTTTCCCCATTCCGCATCCGTGAGCTCGAGCTCAGGAACCGGATCGTCATGCCGAGCCTGGCTTCTTTTTTGATCGAGGAAGGCGGGCACATCCCGGAACGGGCCATCGAACACTACCGCCGCAGGGCATCCGGGGGTGTTGCGATGGTGATCATGGAGGCCTGCTCGGTCGCGCCGGAGGGAGTCGTTTCGGCCCACCAGGCCCGCATCGACCACGATGGGCTGATCGAGGGCCTTTCGAAGATCGCCCGCGCTATCAAAGAGGAAGGGGCCGTGCCGGCTATACAGATCCATCATGGCGGACGCCAGACCTCTGCCAGGGTCATCGGCCGAAAGCCCCTCGCGCCTTCCCCCCTGCCCTGCCCCACCATCCGGGGGGATGTCGAACCCCTGACCACCGCGGCCATTCAGGATCTGGTCCAGCGATTCGGCCGCGCCGCCGAGCGTGCGGTCGAGGCCGGCTTCGAGCTGATCGAGCTCCATGGGGCCCATGGCTATCTCATCAACCAGTTCCTCTCCCCGTTCTCCAACATCAGGGAAGACGCCTACGGCGGGGACATCGCACGCCGTGCGCGGTTTGCCAAGGAGATCATTCTCGAACTCCGCCGGCGCATCGGGCCGGATTTTCCTCTGTCGTTCAAAATCAGTGCGCAGGAGTTCGTCCAGGGAGGGCTGGATGTCCCCGAGAGCATCGAGATCTTGAAGATCCTCGTCCCGGCCGGCCTGGACGTCATTCAGGTGTCAGCCGGAAACGACGCCACGCCCGAGTGGATCTGCCAGCCGATGTTCATGGAGCAGGCATGTCTGTCGGAAGCGGCGAGCCGCATTCGGGAGGCTATCCAGGTCCCCATCATGACGGTGGGGCGCATCAACGATCCGCAGCTTGCCGAAGACCTGCTCAACAAAGGGGTCGCCGACCTCGTCTGCATTGGAAGGGGGCTCATCGCCGACCCCGAACTGCCGCGCAAGGCCATGGAAGGGCGATTGGATGAGATCCGCCGCTGCATCGCCTGCAACACCTGCATGCAATCGATCTTCCGGCGCGGACGCGTGGAGTGTCTGGTGAATCCGACGCTCGGCAGGGAAAAGGAAATGGTCATCCGCCCTGCCGAGGTGCGAAGGAAGATCCTGGTCATCGGAGGGGGGCCGGGCGGCTTGAACCTGGCCTGGGTCGCCGCGCAGCGGGGCCACGAGGTTCATCTCTACGAAAAGGCCCCGGTCCTCGGCGGGCAGCTCCTGCTGGGAAGCGTGACGGCATACAAACGCGAACTCCTGAGCCTCATCCGTTTTCAAGAATCCCAGATCAAGCGCTTCGGGGTCATCTGCCATCTGGGCGAGGAGGCCAGCCTCGAGACCATCCGGCGCGAACAGCCTGATGCAGTCGTTCTGGCGGCCGGCTCGCGCCCCATCCGCCCGGAGGTCGAAGGGATCGACCACCCGATGGTGATTTTTCCGGCCGAAGCCCTCAACGGCGCCCGTCCCCTTGGAAAGGAGATCGTTATCGTGGGCGGAGGGCCGACGGGCTGTGAGATCGCGCTCCATTTGGCGGAAAACGACTGCCGCGTGACGATCGTCGAAAAACTGGCCGAGTTGGGAGCAGGCCTCGAGACCATGACACGGAAGATCCTTCTGCGCCAACTGAAGGCCCGCGGCGTAAAGGCGTACACCAAACACAGCCTCGTCCGCATCGGCGGCAAAGGGGCCGATATTCAGGGTGAGACAGGGGAGCCGTTTACCGTCCCGGCCAAGCGCGTGGTCGTCGCGATCGGCAATCAGCCGGACGACCGTCTTTTCAACGAGATAGCCGAAACCGGATACGAGGTCCATCAGATCGGCGACTGCAGAGAGCCGAGCAGCGCCAAGAACGCTATTTATGAGGGGGCTGTCCTGGGCCGGAGGCTTTGA
- a CDS encoding TRAP transporter small permease gives MENRAKDTGPPVHADRRPGKLGRISGALTVVENLILVISLGAMVLCTFSTVLLRGFYTHAGSEWASRMMGHLEWSEPTVRLLVLWVTFIGASAATRMDAHIRIDLASVLVPKRLARIREVLLGMGAAIVCGIMSMVSLDYIRLDMQIGKPFLGGIPSWTTRIVLPAGFALIGLRFLLRAVERMLGKAGGPPP, from the coding sequence GTGGAAAATAGAGCAAAGGACACGGGACCGCCGGTCCACGCTGACAGACGCCCAGGGAAGCTCGGGCGGATCAGCGGAGCCCTGACCGTGGTCGAAAACCTCATCCTGGTCATCTCTTTGGGCGCAATGGTACTCTGCACCTTCTCCACTGTATTGCTGCGCGGGTTCTACACCCACGCCGGCAGCGAGTGGGCCAGCCGCATGATGGGGCACCTCGAGTGGTCCGAGCCCACCGTGCGCCTCCTGGTGTTGTGGGTGACCTTTATCGGCGCCTCGGCCGCCACCCGGATGGACGCCCATATCCGCATCGACCTCGCCTCAGTCCTAGTTCCCAAGAGACTCGCGCGTATCCGCGAAGTGCTGCTCGGGATGGGGGCGGCCATCGTGTGCGGGATCATGAGTATGGTGAGCCTCGATTACATCCGTCTTGACATGCAGATCGGAAAACCTTTCCTGGGGGGAATCCCCTCCTGGACGACCCGGATTGTCCTCCCGGCCGGGTTCGCACTGATCGGTCTGCGCTTTCTGCTCCGAGCGGTTGAAAGGATGCTTGGGAAAGCGGGGGGGCCGCCGCCTTGA
- a CDS encoding DnaJ domain-containing protein, whose translation MSKWLLWLLGAAYAVCPYDLVPDFLLGPGWIDDILLLGAIWWYVSSLRKKRVWQSRGAEEAGSYGPGGASGRGPGSDRTSENSRRQAGVPSPYEVLGVERNAGQDEIRSAYRRLAAQYHPDKLSHLGQEFQALAEKRFKEIQEAYETLKASGPGQPPHK comes from the coding sequence ATGAGTAAATGGCTGTTATGGCTCCTGGGGGCGGCCTATGCCGTCTGCCCTTATGATCTGGTGCCCGATTTCCTGCTAGGCCCCGGCTGGATCGACGATATCCTCCTGTTGGGGGCCATCTGGTGGTATGTTTCTTCACTCCGGAAAAAACGGGTGTGGCAAAGCCGCGGCGCGGAGGAGGCGGGTTCGTACGGACCGGGCGGTGCGTCGGGAAGAGGCCCCGGCAGCGACAGGACGTCTGAAAACAGTCGACGGCAGGCAGGCGTACCCTCTCCGTATGAGGTCCTCGGGGTGGAGCGCAATGCTGGGCAGGATGAAATACGATCCGCCTATCGAAGGCTTGCCGCGCAGTATCACCCGGACAAGCTGAGCCACCTGGGGCAGGAGTTTCAGGCCCTTGCCGAAAAGCGCTTCAAAGAGATCCAGGAGGCTTATGAAACGCTCAAAGCCTCCGGCCCAGGACAGCCCCCTCATAAATAG
- the asd gene encoding aspartate-semialdehyde dehydrogenase — MLRIGFAGWRGMVGSVLMGRMIEEKDFSGFEPVFFTTSNVGGQGPDVGLDIPPLQDAYDVERLKNLDIIVTCQGGDYTKKVYPQVRAAGFKGYWIDAASALRLEKDSIIVLDPVNRAVIDKGLDQGIKTYVGGNCTVSLMLMALGGLFAQGEVEWISSMTYQAASGAGAKHMQELIAQMVDLVDAGRPYLKDTAATAIDLDRAVTKKLRDTAFPTENFGAPLAASLIPWIDSPMESGQTREEWKGYVETNKILGASPPIPIDGLCVRVGAMRCHSQGLTIKLKREIPLDEISGMIATANAWVEVVPNEKPASLAKLTPAAVSGTLKVPVGRIRKMLLGPRFLAAFTVGDQLLWGAAEPIRRILKIIIDRSAR; from the coding sequence ATGCTACGGATTGGTTTTGCAGGTTGGCGCGGCATGGTAGGGTCGGTCCTCATGGGCCGGATGATCGAAGAGAAAGATTTTTCGGGGTTCGAGCCGGTTTTTTTTACGACCTCCAACGTTGGAGGACAGGGGCCGGACGTCGGGCTGGATATTCCGCCCCTTCAGGACGCCTATGACGTCGAGCGTTTGAAGAACCTCGACATCATCGTCACCTGCCAGGGCGGGGATTACACCAAAAAGGTCTATCCGCAGGTCCGTGCGGCAGGTTTCAAAGGGTACTGGATCGACGCGGCCTCCGCCCTGCGCCTCGAGAAAGACAGCATCATCGTCCTCGACCCGGTCAACCGGGCGGTGATCGACAAGGGTCTCGACCAGGGGATCAAGACCTATGTCGGGGGCAACTGCACGGTCAGCCTCATGCTTATGGCGCTTGGCGGCCTCTTTGCGCAGGGCGAGGTGGAGTGGATCTCCTCCATGACCTATCAGGCCGCATCCGGCGCGGGCGCCAAGCACATGCAGGAACTGATCGCCCAGATGGTCGACCTGGTCGACGCCGGTCGCCCCTACCTGAAGGACACGGCTGCCACGGCCATCGATCTCGATCGCGCCGTGACGAAAAAGCTTCGCGACACGGCCTTCCCGACAGAAAATTTCGGGGCGCCCCTGGCGGCGAGCCTCATCCCCTGGATCGACAGCCCCATGGAATCGGGCCAGACGCGCGAGGAGTGGAAGGGCTACGTCGAAACCAACAAGATCCTCGGCGCCTCGCCCCCGATCCCGATCGACGGGCTTTGCGTGCGGGTCGGCGCGATGCGTTGCCACAGCCAGGGATTGACCATCAAACTGAAGCGCGAGATTCCCCTCGATGAAATCAGCGGGATGATCGCGACGGCCAACGCCTGGGTCGAAGTCGTGCCGAACGAAAAACCCGCGAGCCTTGCCAAGCTGACCCCTGCCGCCGTCAGCGGCACGTTGAAGGTCCCGGTGGGCAGGATTCGAAAGATGCTCTTGGGGCCCCGCTTCCTGGCGGCCTTCACGGTCGGCGATCAGCTCCTCTGGGGGGCGGCCGAGCCGATACGGCGCATCCTCAAGATCATCATCGACCGGTCGGCGCGCTGA
- a CDS encoding TRAP transporter large permease encodes MTVLILLLLGLLLMGLPLFAGILVAAMLGFHAGQVPLTVIAVEIDRLANAPVLLAIPLFTFTGYLLAQGGTSARFVRLSQSLLGWLSGGLGIVALVTCALFTALTGATGITIVALGGLLLPMFLRERYPERFSLGLLTISGSVGIHFPPSLPVILYGFVAGVQIEKLFLAGLLPGLLLLAVPCAYALWSGRRSGGIPRAFSLGECLAALRGAAWELPLPFLILFGIYSGLSTATEAAALAVVYVLAVKILVFRELDPCKELPRIMVESMQMVGAIMIVLAAALAFTSYMVDAFIPARVLEFLQGTIQSRLGFLIVLNLFLIAVGCLMDIFSAILVIVPLVAPLAARFGIDPFHLGVVFLANLAIGYNTPPVGLNLFIASARFKRPVIEVYRAALPWLILLLLVLLVITYWPALSLFLL; translated from the coding sequence TTGACCGTTTTGATCCTCCTCCTCCTCGGCCTTCTCTTGATGGGGCTGCCTCTTTTTGCCGGGATCCTCGTCGCCGCGATGCTCGGGTTTCATGCTGGACAAGTTCCTCTTACCGTGATCGCAGTCGAGATCGACCGCCTGGCAAACGCTCCGGTCCTACTCGCCATCCCCCTTTTCACCTTTACGGGTTACCTGCTCGCACAGGGAGGGACATCCGCCCGTTTTGTCCGCCTTTCGCAGAGTCTTCTCGGGTGGCTTTCCGGCGGCCTGGGGATCGTGGCGCTCGTCACCTGCGCACTCTTTACAGCGCTGACAGGGGCGACCGGGATCACCATCGTCGCCCTCGGAGGGCTTCTTCTGCCGATGTTTTTGCGGGAGCGGTACCCCGAGCGCTTCTCCCTCGGACTGCTCACCATCTCAGGGAGCGTGGGGATCCATTTTCCCCCGAGCCTCCCTGTCATCCTCTACGGGTTCGTGGCAGGCGTGCAGATAGAAAAACTCTTCCTGGCAGGCCTTTTGCCCGGGCTTCTCCTCCTTGCCGTCCCATGCGCCTACGCCCTCTGGAGCGGCAGGCGCTCCGGAGGCATACCCCGCGCCTTTTCTTTGGGCGAGTGCCTTGCGGCCCTTCGGGGCGCCGCCTGGGAACTGCCCCTCCCCTTTCTGATCCTCTTCGGAATCTACAGCGGCCTCAGCACGGCAACGGAGGCGGCAGCCCTGGCCGTAGTCTATGTCCTTGCCGTAAAAATCCTGGTTTTCCGAGAGCTCGATCCCTGCAAAGAACTGCCGCGCATCATGGTCGAAAGCATGCAGATGGTCGGCGCGATCATGATCGTGCTCGCGGCAGCGCTTGCCTTTACAAGTTACATGGTCGACGCCTTTATCCCGGCCAGGGTCCTGGAATTCCTCCAAGGCACGATCCAGTCCCGGCTGGGGTTTCTCATCGTCTTGAATCTGTTCCTGATCGCGGTCGGCTGCCTGATGGACATCTTCAGCGCGATCCTGGTCATCGTGCCTCTGGTTGCACCGCTTGCCGCACGCTTCGGGATCGACCCGTTTCACCTCGGGGTCGTCTTCCTGGCCAATCTCGCGATCGGCTACAACACGCCCCCTGTGGGGCTGAATCTCTTCATCGCGAGCGCCCGCTTCAAACGGCCGGTGATCGAGGTTTACCGCGCCGCCCTGCCGTGGCTGATCCTTCTCCTCTTGGTGCTGCTCGTCATCACCTACTGGCCGGCGCTGAGCCTCTTTCTCCTTTGA
- a CDS encoding SDR family oxidoreductase has protein sequence MMKILLVGSTGMLGTACSRILGEDHEIVAPPSKELDMTRWDVVIETLDRVGPDIVINCAGYTDMEGCEQDETLVRKINIEGPRNLAQGCARFECRLLHLSSDCVFDGRKETPQPYFEDDPPNPLSAYGKSKLDSEIAVKENVPAYIIVRSGWVYDLTSRGFMRNVIRQALESPGSVIQVPALEMGAPTWSYRLAVQIRELVRSDSHGTYHATAEGCCTRLEYAQAVLNLLGLKALVEERPPGSFTPLIELPVNRILENRRLKKQGIHVMADWKEDLEIFLNAYGEALMQDIRAEGRGGIAA, from the coding sequence ATGATGAAAATACTCCTTGTTGGAAGCACAGGAATGCTTGGCACCGCCTGCAGCCGCATTCTTGGGGAAGATCATGAGATCGTCGCTCCGCCGAGCAAGGAACTCGATATGACGAGATGGGACGTGGTAATCGAGACCTTGGACAGGGTCGGCCCTGACATCGTCATCAACTGCGCCGGCTATACCGATATGGAAGGATGCGAACAGGATGAAACGCTCGTCCGCAAGATCAACATCGAGGGCCCGAGGAATTTGGCACAAGGCTGCGCGCGCTTCGAGTGCAGGCTTCTTCACCTGTCGTCCGACTGCGTTTTTGACGGCCGTAAAGAAACCCCTCAGCCGTATTTTGAAGACGACCCGCCCAACCCTCTCTCGGCCTACGGCAAAAGTAAGCTGGACAGCGAAATAGCGGTAAAGGAAAACGTGCCCGCCTACATTATTGTACGTTCGGGCTGGGTGTATGATTTGACCAGCCGCGGCTTTATGCGCAACGTCATTCGGCAGGCCCTCGAGTCCCCCGGCTCCGTCATCCAGGTTCCTGCGCTCGAGATGGGCGCCCCGACCTGGAGTTATCGCCTGGCTGTGCAGATCCGTGAGCTTGTGCGCTCCGACTCCCATGGGACCTATCATGCAACGGCGGAGGGCTGCTGTACACGGTTGGAATACGCACAGGCCGTCCTGAACCTGCTCGGTCTTAAAGCCCTTGTGGAAGAACGGCCGCCGGGGAGTTTCACGCCCCTCATAGAACTGCCGGTCAACAGGATCCTCGAGAATCGGCGTCTCAAAAAGCAGGGGATCCATGTCATGGCGGACTGGAAGGAGGATCTGGAAATCTTCCTGAATGCCTACGGTGAGGCCCTCATGCAGGATATCAGAGCGGAAGGCCGCGGCGGAATCGCCGCCTGA
- a CDS encoding ABC transporter ATP-binding protein has protein sequence MLTVQDIDVFYGDLQVLWDVSFHVNEKEILVLIGANGAGKSTVIRTISSLLKPRKGGIRFGELRLDRLPPHQIIEHGIVHVPEGRRLFSEMSVEENLFMGSLCRRAKAQRHETVEHVYQLFPRLLERRKQMAGTLSGGEQQMLAIGRGLMGLPRLMMFDEPSLGLAPLLVQEILSMIGRINGEGVTVLLVEQNVTQTLKMCHRAYALENGRVVLEGTGKALLANDHVREAYLGM, from the coding sequence ATGCTCACGGTGCAGGACATTGACGTTTTCTACGGTGATCTGCAGGTTCTGTGGGACGTCTCCTTCCACGTGAACGAAAAGGAGATCCTGGTCCTCATCGGCGCCAACGGAGCAGGCAAATCCACGGTTATCCGGACGATTTCGAGCCTCCTGAAACCCAGGAAAGGCGGGATCCGTTTCGGGGAATTGCGGCTCGATCGGCTGCCGCCGCATCAGATCATCGAGCACGGCATCGTCCACGTGCCGGAGGGCCGCCGCCTCTTCTCCGAGATGAGCGTGGAGGAAAACCTCTTTATGGGGTCGCTCTGCAGGAGGGCCAAGGCACAGCGGCACGAAACCGTCGAACATGTCTACCAGCTCTTTCCGCGCCTGTTGGAGCGGCGCAAACAGATGGCCGGAACCCTTTCGGGGGGCGAGCAGCAGATGCTCGCCATCGGCCGGGGGCTCATGGGGCTCCCCCGGCTGATGATGTTCGATGAACCGTCCCTGGGGCTTGCCCCCCTTCTGGTGCAGGAAATCCTCTCGATGATCGGCCGTATAAACGGGGAGGGTGTCACCGTCCTGCTGGTGGAGCAGAACGTCACGCAAACACTCAAGATGTGCCATAGGGCCTATGCACTCGAAAACGGGCGGGTGGTCCTGGAGGGGACGGGCAAGGCGCTCCTGGCGAATGACCATGTGCGGGAGGCTTATCTCGGCATGTGA